The sequence GCCCGAAGACCCGATACTACGAGCTCGACTTGAGTCAGCCGGCGTCCGAAGAGCGGCTCACGGAAATCTGCGAGGCGGAGCGCGTGACTTGCGTCACGCATCTGGCCTTTCTAGAGGCACCGACCCACGCCACGGCCTGGGCGCACGAGCTGGAAAGCGTGGGCACGATGCACGTGCTCAACTCCTGCCGGCGCGCCGGCGTGCCCAAGGTCGTCATGCGCAGCCAGACGACCCTCTACGGCGCGCATCCGACCAACCCGAACTTCCTCACCGAGCGCCACCCGCTGCGAGCCCGGCGCGACGTTCCCTATTTCGCCGACAAGCTCGAGGCTGAGCGCGATGCGTTGCGCTTCGCGAAGCCAGGGTCGGGTCGCACGGTCACCATCTTACGCATGGCACCCGTACTGGGACCCACCATTCAAAACGCGATCACGCGCTACTTCGGGCGACGGCTGATACCCACGCTGCTCGGCTTCGATCCGCTGTGGCAGTTCTTGCACGAAGCCGATGCCGTCGCGGCCCTCAAGCTCGCCGTGGACCACGACGTGCCAGGCACCTTCAACATCGTGGGCCAAGGCGTGCTGCCCCTGTCGACGGCGATCAAATTGGCTGGCCGCGTGAACGTGCCCCTGCCCGGTCCCTTCGCGCGCTCCGTTGCGCGTGCCCTGTGGGTAGCACACCTGCTGGAAGCGCCGCCGACCCTCGTCGACTATTTGCAGTACATCTGCGTGGCGGACGGCCGTCTTGCAGCCGAGCAACTGGGCTTCATTCCTGTTTTCACCACGCGCGAAGCGGTCATAGATTTCGCGAACGCGCAGCACCTGCGCGACGTGCGCCTGCTGTCGGAGGCAAAAGCGTGAGTGCCAAGAAGCCGAACCGCAGCGCGACTACCAGCAAGAGTCGCCCCGCTCGCACCAAGAAGACGGCGACGTCGAAGGCCGCAGCCACGAAAGCTGCGACCAAGAAGCCCGCAGCGAAGAAGCGCGCAGCCAAGAAGACCACGGCCGCGAAGGCAGGGACGACGGCAACGACCGAGAGAGCGACGCCCGAGCGAGGAACGTCGAAGCAGGCGCCACGCAAACGCCCCGGCACCAGCCGCAGCAAAGTGCTGGGCGCGTCGTCACTGCGAGGAAGCACCGATGACGACGCGGACTTGGACTCGCCGCCGGAGCTAGGCATCGGCTCTCGCGTGGTTCCGCCGACGATGAGCTTTCCCGAAGAAGAGCCCGCGCGGCCGCGACGAGCACGGCGAGCCGACGCGGACGTGGAAGCGGAGATTCGCGCGCTGGAGGCTCGCCTGGACGGTCTCATCCATCGCAGCGCGGCTGGCGACGACGAGTCTCTGCGCGAACAGGTGCAGAACGTCACTCGCGAGGTGGTCGAGCGATTGACTCCGCCCGTCGAGGTCCCGGGCGGCGCGGATGGAGGCGTCAGCGCCGCCGTCAAAGAGCTGCTGAGCAGCGAGTACTACACTCGGCAGTGGGGGCGCCTCGGCATGCGCAGTCGTTCCGAGGAGGTCGATGAGTTCGGCCTCGACCCAGTCTACGAGAGCCGACTGCGACCTCTGCTCGACTTCCTGTGCGAGCGCTACTTTCGTGTGGAAACCGCCGGAGTGGAGAAGCTTCCGGCGAAGGGTCGAGCGCTCGTCGTGGCGAACCATTCGGGCACCGTGCCCTTGGATGGTCTCGTGCTCCGTAGTGTCGTCCGACTTCGACACCCATCCGCACGGGACCTACGCTGGCTCGCGGAGGACTTCGTCTACTACCTGCCCTTCGCCGGCGCTTTCTTCACGCGCCTCGGGGCCGTGCGCGCCTGCCAAGAGAACGCGGAGCGCTTGCTCGAGGGCGAGGAGTTGGTGGCGGTCTTCCCCGAAGGCGTGAAGGGCATCGGCAAGCTCTTTCGCGATCGCTATCAGCTCCAGCGCTTCGGACGGGGCGGCTTCATTCGCCTGTGCCTGCGCACACACACGCCGATCATTCCCTGCGCCATCGTCGGTGCCGAGGAAACCAACCCCCTGCTAATGCGCGTCGAGTACCTGTCCAAGGCCTTGGGCATTCCCTACGTGCCCGTCACGCCCACTTTCCCCTGGCTGGGCCCCTTCGGTCTGATCCCAGCCCCCACCAAGTGGAAGATCGCCTTCGCGGATCCCATCCCGGTCGACAGCTACGGTCCCGAGGCCGCGGAGGATCATCTGCTCGTGGGCCGGCTCGCCGAGCGAGTGCGCAACGCGATTCAGGAGCTACTCGACCAGACCCTGGCCAAGCGGTCGAGCGTGTGGCTCGGCTAGGTCCTACGGGATTGCTCGTCGTCGACAAGCCGTCAGGAGCCACGAGTCACGACGTCGTGCAGCGGTTACGGCGCGCATACGCCACGCGTCGCGTAGGCCACGCGGGGACGCTCGACCCGCTGGCTACCGGGGTGCTCGTGGTGCTCTTCGGCGAGGGCACGAAGCTCGCGGGCTGCCTGACCTTGCAGGACAAGACCTATGTTGCTGGGGTGCGCTTCGGGGTAGGCACCGACTCCTTCGATTCCGACGGCGCCGTGACCGAGCAGTGCGAACTACCCGAAGGTGGGCTCGACCCGAGCGAAGTCGAACGCGCAGTGCGTGAAGAGGCGGAGCGCACACGACAGGTGCCACCGGCCATCAGCGCCCTGCGCGTCGGCGGCGAGCGGGCCTACGCGGCAGCGCGAGCCGGCCGCCCGCTGATCCTCGAACCGCGCGAGGTCCGGGTGCATCACTGCCGACTGCTGTCCCTCGAGCCCGACAGCGCAGAGGTCGAGTTGTGCGTGAGCAAGGGCTACTATGTCCGCTCTTTTGCGCGAGATCTGGGAGCTCGACTCGGCGTTCCGGCGCACCTGACGTCGCTGCGTCGCACGAAAAGCGGGGCTTTCGGCCTCGACGAGGCGGTGACGCTTCCACTTCCCGAACCGCCGCCGCCGCTGACGACGCTGTCGGCAGCCGCCGCGCGTGCCCTGCATTGTATCCGCTTGAATGCGGCAGGTGTCACTCACGCTCGCCATGGGCGCCCCATCCCACGCGATGATGTCCTCGACAGCGACTGGACCGATCGGGACACCGTGGCGCTGACGACGGACGCGGGGGAACTCATCGGACTGGGACGCATCGAGGCCGGCGCGCTGTTCGTCACCCGCGGAATTCTGCCGTCAGGCGACGCGGCCTAGCCTTTGCTGTGGGTCTTGTCTCGACTGCCATCAGGATCCTGACATGCTGCTGGGATCTGATCCGCCGAGACTGCTCGACTAGCGCACGATGACGTCCTGCACCTGAAGCCCCTTCGCCTCGAGGCGCTGGCGCAAGCGCTGTCCGAGTCCTTCGCCCTCCGCATCTCCCACCGACTCTAGCTCTAGACTCACGCCGTGTTCGTCGGTCACGACCGTGATCGTGGCGCCTGACCAAACGCCCGCGCCGAGTTCGATGCGGGCAGCGCCTTTGCGCGCGTTGCCCCCCCACGCGAGCTTCTTCACGAGCTGCTCGGCGATCTGGTCCAGAGCCAGAGTGGGCGGCGGAGCCGTCTCGGTCGCTGTCGGCGGCTGAGTGGGCGCAGCGAGGCGAGGTGTGGCCAGCGTCAGCGCGAGCGGATCGATCGGGCCTGCGTCCCTCTCTTCGCGCAAGGGGGCGGGCTTCTCGGGCTCGGGGGCTTGCATGGCGACGTCCTTGGGCTGAGGCTTCTCGGCTGCCGCCGCTCGGCAAGCGTCGCCGTGTCCCCGCCCCTGCTTGCTTGGCGCCGGTGGGGGTTTGGCCATGAAATACTTGAATTTGTTGCCAAATCGCTTGGGAGCCGGACCCGGACTGGCGACGCGCGGACCGCGGTCCCGAGAGCGTGCGTCGCAAGGGGGGCATCGCGATGACATGGCCGTCTCTCGGGCGGAGAGCACGGCGGGTTGCGCGTCCGGAGCCGCCGGGGCTAACTTTGACGTGAGGGCGACAGCGCCCGAGGACTAGACCAAGTTGGCTCCAGAATCCCCACCCGCGTCCGACTACATCCTCGCTGCCCTACCCGCCCTGCTCGCTGCCGCCTTTGGAGCAGCGAGCACCGCGATCGGCGCACTGTCCGTCGCGAGGCGTGTTGCGCTCCGAGACTCGCTGCAGGGTCCCCTGCGCCGCGCGCTAGATCGATATCTGATGGATGGGCGCGCCATCGAAGCGCGCTGGCTTGCGCTGCGCGTGCTCGGCATCGCGGTGACTGCGTCCCTCCTCGGTCGTCTGCTGCCCCAAGCGCTCGGCGGTTGGACGTCGCCTCTAGCTGCGTTACTCGCGCTGGTGCTCTACGGCCTGCCTGCCGAGATCTCGAAGGCGATCGTGTTGCGCGCCCCGGAGTCCGCGGCGCCGCGCTTGCTGTCCCTCCTGCGGCCCTTCGAGTGGGTGGTGATGCCCTTGGCGGCGCCGCTCGTGGCCGTGGGCCGTCTGGTCGGTCAATCCGTGGCCAAGGGCGGCTCGATTCCGCCCGATGCACGCGTGCGCGAACAAGAAGTGGAACTCCTCGTCGCAGAGAGCGAACAGAGCGGCGTGCTCGATCACGAGCAGTCCGAGATGATCCGCAACGTGCTCGAGTTCCGTGACTTGACCGCCGGTGACGTGATGGTGCCGCGCACGCGGATCATGGCCTTCGAGATCGACACCCCTGTCGACCAGATCATCCGCGAAGCAGCCGACAACGGGCACTCACGCTATCCGGTCTATCGCGAGCGAATCGACAACGTCGTCGGCGTCCTGCACATCAAGGATTTGCTCACCCGCAGCCACGATTCCGAGGAAGCCGTGGCAGTCACCAGCGTGATGCGCACGCCCGTGGCCTTCGTGCCGGAAACCTTCCCCGCGTCCTCTGCCTTGCGCGACATGCGTGCGGGACGCCACCACTTGGCCGTCGTGATCGACGAGCACGGCGGCATCGCCGGCATCGTCACGCTCGAAGACTTGGTGGAAGAGATCGTCGGCGAGATCCAAGACGAGCACGACAGCGAAGATCCTCCGGTCGTTCGCCTGCCCGGCGGCCGGCTACTGGTAGACGCCAGCATTTCCATCGGCGACTTGGAGCGCTACCTCGGCACCGACTTGCCCGAGGACGGCGACTACCATTCCCTCGGCGGGTTCGTGGTCGAACGCCTCGGTCGCGTGCCGAGGCCCGGAGCGCGCTTCGTGGCTCAAGGCCACGAGTTCTTGGTGCGCGACGCGGACGCACGGCACGTCTCGAAAGTGGAGATCGCGCCCGCGCGGCGATCCCATCCCGACGGCGGCGGGGACAGCACGGTCAGCGCGGCGTGAGCGCACCGCGGTCGTCGATAGCGACGTGAGCGCGGTGGTGGTAGCGCGCACGGCCCGATCGGCCAGCTCAGCCGGTCTGATCAGCCGGTGCCAATGCCCTTGAGCTTCTCGCTCAGGGCCCGTCCCGTGTCGACCAAGCCGTCCTTCTCGAGTCCGGGGGTCTTGTCACCACGGAGCAAGCGTTCCATGTCGGTCAGCTCGCGCTGCAGCTTCACCACTACGTCGGAGGGACACACGGCACCCTGCGTCTCCGGATTGACCGGGATGATGTCAGGGTTCTCGCGACTCTTGGTGGGGTCACCACTCGAGTAGCGCTTGAGAGTGAACTCCTTGCCGCTTTGGTTGATCTTGAACTCCCCAGGCCACTTGTAGGTCTTCTTCGCCTTCTTGTCGGCCTCGGACTGATTGACGTCGAAGGGCTCGGGCAAGAGCTGCATGCTCACCCAAGGACCGTAGGGACCGTTCTCGAAGTAGGCAGCCCAGCGCACCTTGGGGGTTTCCTTCTGCGCCAGGATTTCTTCCAGGGGCTTCTTCGCGCCACTGAGAATGTTGCGGATCTTGTCCTTCTGCTCGTTGGTCTCTTCCGCGCCGCTGGCGAAAGTGATCAGCAGCGTGACGATTTCCGGCTTGAAGCGCCCGATGCCCTTGCCGGTGAGGCTCGCGCCTGAAAACGGCACGTCGATGCCGCCCAGCTTCTGCACTTCGTCCGACGGGTACTTGCCATCCCCGAGCTTGTCGCGCGCGCTCTTGAGCACGTCCGCCAGCTCCTCCACCTTGGCGTTGGCCTCGTCGACTTCTTTGGCGAGATCAGCTGCGCCGGTCAGCGCCTTCTCCGCGCCCTTGCCGCGCTCCACGCCACTGCCCACTGCGTAACCCACGAGGCCACCAACGACCGCTGCGACGCCGGCGAGGGCGATGATCTTGCCGCGTCCCTTCTTTTGGGCGGCGACGACCTCTTCGCTCATCTCCACCTTGATCGCCTGCGGCTCTGCGCGCGCGGGTGCCTGATCGGCGTGGATCGCAGCGTAGGGATTCGATGGATCGATCTTCGGCTTTTCGCGACCCGGCGCAGCGAAGGGCGGCTGCGGGATCCCGCTGGGCTTGGGCAATCCCACCGGGGGCGGAACGGACGGTCCGCCCGGGGCGGTCACCGTCTTCTTCCCGAGGCGAGCCTTGAGGTCGATTCTGGGCTTCTTTTCGTCGGCCATGGTCGTTCGGATGGAAAAATGGGCGCGATACCAGTCCCGCCAGCGCGCGGGACACTAGCGGTGGCGGCGCAAACCCGCAAGATTGAAACGCTCGGCGCGAGGGCGCCTTTGGTCTTCGGGACTCTTTACGGGTCGCTTGGAGCCAGGCACGCTCTCGGTCCGGAGCATGGCGGACGCGGCGACGTCGGGGATCTTGACCACGGAAGATGGCGCCAACCTCGCCTTCTACGACCTTGGCGGCAGTGGGCCGCCAGTCCTGCTCGCAAACGGACTTGGAGGACCGCTGCGCTCGTGGCAACGCCAGATCGACTATCTGGGTGAGCGCTACCGAATAATCAGTTGGGATTACCGCGGCTTATACGGATCGACCCTCGCCCCAGGGGATCCGCCACGCCTGGACGTCCCGACTCACGCCCGGGACCTGGCCCGCGTGGCCGCGCACCTCGGCGTGGAGCGGGCGGCTTGCATCGGTTGGAGCATGGGGGTGCAAGTGCTCCTGGAGCTGTATGAAACCCGCCCGGAGCTGGTGAGCCACCTTGTCCTCATCAATGGCACCTACGGCAAACCTCTGGACAACGTGACGCTGCCCCTGGTGAGCAAGATCGTGCCTCAGCTGGTGAAGAACGCTCGACGGCTCGAAGGCGTGGGCGCGAGCCTCGTGCGTCGTGCCGGCGATCAGCCCGAGACCGTGCTTTGGCTCAAGCGGCTGGGGCTGGTAGCCGCGACCCTCGACGACGATCTGTTCCGCGAGATCGCAGCCGAGTTTTCCAACGTGAACCTGAGCATCTACATGGACCTCTTGCAGGCGCTGGGTGAGCATGACGCGACCCGCATGCTGGAAAGCGTCCGCGTGCCCACGCTGGTCATCACTGGCGATCGGGACCGCATGACGCCGAAGGAGCTAGCCTTGGAGATGGCTCGCCGCATCCCCGGCGGTGAGCTCTTGGTCGTCCGAGGTGCCAGTCACTACGCTGCCCTCGAGTACCCCGAGCTCGTGAACCTGCGCATCGAGAAGTTCTTCCGCGAGCACGGAGTCGGATGACACCCCGATCAGGCGACGGCGAGGTAGCGAGTGATCCGTGCGCGCTCCTCGGCAGAGGTCACGAACTCGAACGCCTGGCTGCGCCCGTGCCGCCAGACGCCGCGGGCCCAAACCCACGCGCTGGACGTCTCGCCGGGGAGTTTGAGTTCCATCGTGAAAGACTGCAGCAAATCCCGCGGCTCGCCGAAAGCGCGAGCGAGCAAACCGCTCTCCGACAGATCGAGACTTTCACAGAGGTGCGGGTAGCCATGGATGTACTTATTGAACAAGACTCGGATGGGCTTTCGAATGGCGGCGCGTCGATCGAACATGGTGTGCAAATGCTACGGCGCGCCGCCAACCGCTTGAAAGTTTCATGGAGGTCCGATGCCTGCGCCCGCTGACGCGAGCCGAAGGCCCCACGTCGTGGTCATCGACAACTACGACTCCTTCACCTACAACCTGGTGCAATACCTGGAGACCCTCGGCGCCCACTGCACCGTGTGGTTGAACGATCGCTGCACCGTCGCCGACATTCGCTCCGCTGGCCCGCACGGCGTGCTGATCTCGCCCGGCCCCGGCACGCCTGACGACGCGGGCGTCAGCCTGGACGTGCTGCGCGAGCTAGGTGACGCTTTCCCGATCCTCGGCGTCTGCCTCGGGCACCAAGCCTTGGCCCAAGCCTTTGGGGGTCGAGTG is a genomic window of Polyangiaceae bacterium containing:
- a CDS encoding NAD-dependent epimerase/dehydratase family protein; its protein translation is MKQRTKAGEGRRTRGASSLSRPSAQASRVAITGASSFLGKNLIGLLEEDARVGTIIALDTSPPDTAGPKTRYYELDLSQPASEERLTEICEAERVTCVTHLAFLEAPTHATAWAHELESVGTMHVLNSCRRAGVPKVVMRSQTTLYGAHPTNPNFLTERHPLRARRDVPYFADKLEAERDALRFAKPGSGRTVTILRMAPVLGPTIQNAITRYFGRRLIPTLLGFDPLWQFLHEADAVAALKLAVDHDVPGTFNIVGQGVLPLSTAIKLAGRVNVPLPGPFARSVARALWVAHLLEAPPTLVDYLQYICVADGRLAAEQLGFIPVFTTREAVIDFANAQHLRDVRLLSEAKA
- a CDS encoding lysophospholipid acyltransferase family protein, which codes for MSAKKPNRSATTSKSRPARTKKTATSKAAATKAATKKPAAKKRAAKKTTAAKAGTTATTERATPERGTSKQAPRKRPGTSRSKVLGASSLRGSTDDDADLDSPPELGIGSRVVPPTMSFPEEEPARPRRARRADADVEAEIRALEARLDGLIHRSAAGDDESLREQVQNVTREVVERLTPPVEVPGGADGGVSAAVKELLSSEYYTRQWGRLGMRSRSEEVDEFGLDPVYESRLRPLLDFLCERYFRVETAGVEKLPAKGRALVVANHSGTVPLDGLVLRSVVRLRHPSARDLRWLAEDFVYYLPFAGAFFTRLGAVRACQENAERLLEGEELVAVFPEGVKGIGKLFRDRYQLQRFGRGGFIRLCLRTHTPIIPCAIVGAEETNPLLMRVEYLSKALGIPYVPVTPTFPWLGPFGLIPAPTKWKIAFADPIPVDSYGPEAAEDHLLVGRLAERVRNAIQELLDQTLAKRSSVWLG
- a CDS encoding hemolysin family protein produces the protein MAPESPPASDYILAALPALLAAAFGAASTAIGALSVARRVALRDSLQGPLRRALDRYLMDGRAIEARWLALRVLGIAVTASLLGRLLPQALGGWTSPLAALLALVLYGLPAEISKAIVLRAPESAAPRLLSLLRPFEWVVMPLAAPLVAVGRLVGQSVAKGGSIPPDARVREQEVELLVAESEQSGVLDHEQSEMIRNVLEFRDLTAGDVMVPRTRIMAFEIDTPVDQIIREAADNGHSRYPVYRERIDNVVGVLHIKDLLTRSHDSEEAVAVTSVMRTPVAFVPETFPASSALRDMRAGRHHLAVVIDEHGGIAGIVTLEDLVEEIVGEIQDEHDSEDPPVVRLPGGRLLVDASISIGDLERYLGTDLPEDGDYHSLGGFVVERLGRVPRPGARFVAQGHEFLVRDADARHVSKVEIAPARRSHPDGGGDSTVSAA
- a CDS encoding aminodeoxychorismate/anthranilate synthase component II, with translation MPAPADASRRPHVVVIDNYDSFTYNLVQYLETLGAHCTVWLNDRCTVADIRSAGPHGVLISPGPGTPDDAGVSLDVLRELGDAFPILGVCLGHQALAQAFGGRVVRAERLMHGKVSQIEHRSEGLFAGLPCPFAATRYHSLLVSREGLPSELTVTAESEWGEIMGIRHRTLPLQGVQFHPESILTEHGLELLGNWLGSL
- a CDS encoding alpha/beta hydrolase, translated to MADAATSGILTTEDGANLAFYDLGGSGPPVLLANGLGGPLRSWQRQIDYLGERYRIISWDYRGLYGSTLAPGDPPRLDVPTHARDLARVAAHLGVERAACIGWSMGVQVLLELYETRPELVSHLVLINGTYGKPLDNVTLPLVSKIVPQLVKNARRLEGVGASLVRRAGDQPETVLWLKRLGLVAATLDDDLFREIAAEFSNVNLSIYMDLLQALGEHDATRMLESVRVPTLVITGDRDRMTPKELALEMARRIPGGELLVVRGASHYAALEYPELVNLRIEKFFREHGVG
- the truB gene encoding tRNA pseudouridine(55) synthase TruB; its protein translation is MARLGPTGLLVVDKPSGATSHDVVQRLRRAYATRRVGHAGTLDPLATGVLVVLFGEGTKLAGCLTLQDKTYVAGVRFGVGTDSFDSDGAVTEQCELPEGGLDPSEVERAVREEAERTRQVPPAISALRVGGERAYAAARAGRPLILEPREVRVHHCRLLSLEPDSAEVELCVSKGYYVRSFARDLGARLGVPAHLTSLRRTKSGAFGLDEAVTLPLPEPPPPLTTLSAAAARALHCIRLNAAGVTHARHGRPIPRDDVLDSDWTDRDTVALTTDAGELIGLGRIEAGALFVTRGILPSGDAA
- a CDS encoding PilZ domain-containing protein, giving the protein MFDRRAAIRKPIRVLFNKYIHGYPHLCESLDLSESGLLARAFGEPRDLLQSFTMELKLPGETSSAWVWARGVWRHGRSQAFEFVTSAEERARITRYLAVA